One Oryza sativa Japonica Group chromosome 8, ASM3414082v1 DNA window includes the following coding sequences:
- the LOC4344796 gene encoding uncharacterized protein isoform X2 yields MLTEVGITDYTSEDERQLIDRIRDRLKDKRYFVVIDDVWDVEAWKVVSLALFNNRCGSRIVMTTRNAAVASHCSSDGGCVYQMEPLNFADSKMLFCQKAFRSRELYNPHLEKVCDEILAKCGGLPLAIITVSSLLAGKHAKDEWDRMLNDIGCALANNPDAGNMTKILSLSYFELPHHLRTCFLYLCIFPEDYKVNKQRLINRWIAEGFVHEKQGWSTYEVGQNYFNDLINRSLIQPVDLKYGQAKACRVHDIILDFITCKATKENFVTTLDFAEHGHISKFRVRRLCAKNHNEEKVNKSASLNLSHVRSLTIFQHVNGTSLFVFPTLRVLDLSKSGLTENHLESIDKLHHLKYLSLRSTSITKLPTKIEQLHYLQTLDICDTKIQELPLSIAKLECLAHLYVERWTRFPDGLIGKMQSLEELEEFGIYCELGKSLEGFSQLTKLRTLKVHLFWWSDAEECQNYVSALLSSNLHHLYLTGGPLTLESWYPPTPCIIRKLHIKGCYNRKVPNWMSYLGSLTELQLWIRRMGPNDVKILGAIPSLHFLEVRTLCGTNGRIIICGNQGFRSLRYFSLRIKRCGTMLEFEAGSMPKLEHLQLEFRLHGMDCLNGASDFGIQNLSTLTKVEIGIWGNIYSDGIYDPAQDMDDSITRSVVSLIKATIETLPNCPTSRFQLEYDCGNCLLGETSQEFEGQGPDEAYPHEHKIFSLQELQDATDFFSNNNVLVDLFDSKLYKGRLQDGSLVVVHMDCPTADWSRRTRQFQTQVEMPVHRNLVRLHGFCITPTKRFLVYPYMSNGSVASCLRERPPSQAPLDWQTRLRIALGSARGLSYLHDHCDPKIIHRDIRAVNIFLNEDFEALVGNFCLAKLEDDMDTDDRTAVRGVVGHIAPEYLSAGILSEKTDVYGYGIMLLELITGKRALYHDGRARDEDIFLLDWVKRLLKEKKLKMLVDPDLRNNYIHVEVKSLIKVALICTQVSPVKRPKMVEVVRMLEGGDGLAQRWEVWWKIEVVRQEVPLTSSFSLSAPNSFANNTSLCGLGTPSAPPLHPPPPYNPGRSSRTGAISGGVAAGAALLFNIPAIGFAWWRRRKPQEYFPVVPGVHLGQLKRFSLRELQVATKTFNNKNILGTGGFSKVYKGRLADGSLVAVKRLKEQRTPGGELQFQTEVEMISMALHRNLLRLRGFCMTPTERLLVYPYMANGSVASRLRERPPSEPPLDWQTRRRIAAGSARGLSYLHDHCNPKIIHRDVKAANILLDEDFEAVFGDFGLAKPMDYKDTHVTTAVHGTIGHIAPEYLSTGILSEKTDVFGYGIMLLELITGKRAFDLALLARGEGVMPLDWVKRLIKEEKLEKLIDPDLQNKYIDAEVESLIQVALLCTQGSPLERPKMAAVVRMLDEGDGLAERWKEWQKIEIVQQDVELGLYQNGWTVDSTENLHAVELSGPR; encoded by the exons ATGCTTACTGAAGTAGGGATCACTGATTACACATCTGAAGATGAGCGGCAACTCATAGACAGAATAAGGGACCGCCTCAAAGATAAAAG GTACTTTGTTGTAATTGATGATGTATGGGATGTGGAAGCATGGAAAGTTGTCAGCCTAGCGTTGTTCAATAATAGATGTGGTAGCAGAATTGTCATGACAACACGTAATGCCGCAGTTGCATCACATTGCTCAAGTGATGGTGGTTGTGTTTATCAAATGGAACCCCTTAATTTTGCTGACTCCAAAATGTTGTTTTGCCAAAAAGCATTTCGTTCCAGGGAATTATACAATCCCCATCTGGAAAAAGTTTGTGATGAGATATTGGCTAAGTGTGGTGGATTACCATTGGCAATTATTACAGTATCTAGCTTGTTAGCGGGCAAGCATGCAAAAGATGAATGGGACAGGATGCTAAATGATATTGGTTGTGCACTTGCTAACAATCCAGATGCTGGGAACATGACAAAGATATTATCTCTTAGTTACTTTGAACTTCCCCACCATCTGAGAACATGTTTCTTATACTTGTGTATATTTCCAGAAGATTACAAGGTTAACAAGCAACGTTTGATAAATAGATGGATTGCTGAAGGATTCGTTCATGAGAAACAAGGATGGAGCACCTATGAAGTTGGCCAGAACTATTTTAATGATCTTATCAATAGAAGTTTGATCCAGCCAGTTGATTTAAAATATGGCCAGGCGAAGGCATGTCGAGTTCATGACATCATTCTTGATTTCATCACATGCAAGGCTACTAAAGAAAATTTTGTCACCACATTGGATTTTGCAGAGCATGGCCATATTTCAAAATTCAGAGTACGTAGGCTCTGTGCCAAGAATcacaatgaagaaaaggttaACAAATCGGCAAGCCTGAATCTCTCCCATGTCCGGTCACTTACTATATTCCAGCATGTCAATGGAACTTCCTTGTTTGTTTTCCCAACTCTGCGTGTGTTGGACCTATCAAAATCAGGGTTGACAGAAAACCATCTTGAAAGTATTGACAAGCTGCATCATCTCAAGTATTTGTCTCTTCGATCAACATCAATAACTAAGCTCCCAACAAAAATTGAACAACTGCATTATCTACAAACACTGGACATATGTGATACCAAAATTCAAGAGCTTCCGCTAAGTATTGCAAAACTTGAGTGCCTGGCCCATCTATATGTTGAAAGATGGACTAGATTTCCTGATGGTTTAATTGGTAAGATGCAGAGCTTGGAAGAACTAGAGGAATTTGGCATCTACTGTGAGCTAGGCAAGTCTCTGGAAGGATTCAGTCAGCTAACAAAGCTTAGGACATTGAAAGTTCATCTTTTTTGGTGGTCAGATGCCGAGGAATGTCAAAATTATGTCTCAGCCTTACTGTCTAGCAACCTTCATCATCTATATTTGACTGGCGGCCCACTGACCCTGGAATCGTGGTACCCTCCTACTCCTTGCATCATCCGGAAGCTTCATATCAAAGGCTGTTACAACCGTAAGGTCCCAAACTGGATGAGCTATCTTGGAAGCCTCACTGAATTACAACTCTGGATCCGTAGAATGGGACCAAATGATGTTAAGATCCTTGGAGCAATACCCAGCTTGCATTTTCTCGAAGTCAGAACTCTCTGTGGCACCAATGGAAGGATCATCATCTGTGGCAACCAAGGATTCAGAAGTCTGAGATATTTCTCGTTACGAATCAAGAGATGTGGGACCATGCTGGAGTTTGAAGCAGGGTCAATGCCAAAGCTTGAGCACCTCCAGCTTGAATTCCGTTTACATGGAATGGATTGCCTGAATGGTGCTTCTGATTTTGGCATCCAGAATCTCTCCACCCTTACCAAAGTTGAGATTGGTATATGGGGCAACATTTACTCTGACGGTATCTATGATCCGGCACAAGATATGGACGATAGCATCACCAGGTCTGTTGTAAGCCTCATCAAAGCTACCATCGAGACGCTTCCCAATTGTCCGACTAGCAGATTCCAATTAGAGTATGATTGTGGAAATTGTTTATTG GGTGAGACAAGTCAAGAATTTGAGGGCCAGGGTCCAGATGAGGCCTATCCTCATGAACATAAAATATTTTCACTACAGGAACTACAAGATGCAACAGATTTCTTCAGTAATAACAACGTTCTTGTTGATCTATTCGACAGCAAACTGTACAAAGGAAGACTACAAGATGGTTCCTTAGTAGTTGTTCACATGGATTGTCCAACAGCGGATTGGAGTCGGAGAACACGACAGTTTCAAACACAAGTTGAGATGCCTGTGCATAGAAACCTGGTGCGTCTTCATGGATTCTGCATAACGCCAACAAAAAGGTTCCTTGTGTATCCATACATGTCTAATGGAAGTGTTGCATCATGTTTAAGAG AACGGCCACCATCTCAAGCTCCGCTTGATTGGCAAACGAGACTACGGATCGCATTGGGTTCTGCCAGGGGGTTATCCTATTTACATGATCATTGTGATCCAAAGATTATCCATCGTGACATCAGAGCTGTAAATATTTTCTTAAATGAAGATTTTGAAGCATTAGTGGGGAATTTTTGTTTGGCCAAACTAGAGGATGACATGGATACTGATGATAGAACGGCAGTACGTGGAGTAGTTGGGCATATCGCACCAGAATATCTTTCAGCAGGAATTCTCTCTGAGAAAACTGATGTATATGGCTATGGGATCATGCTTTTGGAGCTTATTACAGGAAAGCGTGCCTTATATCACGATGGCCGTGCCAGAGATGAGGATATATTTCTACTGGACTGG GTCAAACGGTTACTCAAGGAGAAAAAGCTGAAAATGTTGGTTGATCCAGATCTACGGAACAATTACATTCATGTTGAGGTAAAATCACTAATCAAGGTTGCGCTTATTTGCACACAAGTCTCCCCTGTAAAACGCCCCAAGATGGTGGAGGTGGTGAGGATGCTAGAAGGTGGTGATGGCCTTGCACAAAGGTGGGAGGTGTGGTGGAAGATAGAAGTAGTTCGACAGGAGGTTCCATTAACTAGTTCGTTTTCATTATCTGCACCTAACAG TTTTGCCAACAACACTTCCTTGTGTGGTCTTGGCACCCCCAGTGCTCCGCCCCTTCACCCACCGCCTCCATATAACCCAG ggaGGTCATCTCGTACTGGAGCAATTTCTGGTGGAGTGGCTGCTGGAGCAGCCTTGCTATTTAATATTCCTGCTATTGGTTTTGCCTGGTGGCGACGCAGGAAACCCCAAGAGTATTTTCCTGTTGTACCTG GGGTCCATCTTGGCCAGCTTAAAAGATTTTCGCTACGAGAACTTCAAGTTGCAACAAAGACCTTCAACAATAAAAACATTCTTGGCACAGGCGGTTTTAGCAAGGTCTATAAAGGAAGACTAGCAGATGGTTCTTTAGTAGCTGTTAAGAGACTAAAGGAGCAGAGAACACCTGGTGGGGAACTACAGTTTCAAACAGAAGTTGAGATGATTAGCATGGCTTTACATAGAAATCTGTTGCGTTTACGTGGGTTCTGTATGACACCCACAGAAAGGTTGCTTGTGTATCCATACATGGCTAATGGAAGTGTTGCTTCACGTCTGAGAG AACGACCACCATCTGAACCTCCACTTGATTGGCAAACAAGAAGAAGGATCGCAGCAGGTTCTGCCAGGGGGCTGTCCTATTTACATGATCATTGCAACCCAAAGATCATCCATCGTGATGTCAAAGCGGCAAATATTTTATTAGATGAAGACTTTGAAGCTGTATTTGGAGATTTTGGTTTGGCCAAACCAATGGATTACAAGGATACCCATGTAACAACTGCAGTACATGGAACAATTGGACATATTGCACCAGAATATCTTTCAACAGGAATTCTCTCTGAGAAAACTGATGTATTTGGCTATGGAATCATGCTTTTGGAGCTTATTACAGGAAAACGTGCCTTTGATCTTGCTCTTCTAGCCAGAGGTGAGGGTGTCATGCCACTGGACTGG GTCAAACGATTAATCAAGGAGGAAAAGCTGGAGAAATTGATTGATCCAGATCTACAGAACAAGTACATTGATGCTGAGGTAGAATCACTAATCCAGGTCGCGCTTCTTTGCACACAAGGCTCCCCTCTGGAACGCCCCAAGATGGCTGCGGTGGTGAGGATGCTTGATGAAGGTGATGGCCTTGCTGAAAGATGGAAGGAGTGGCAGAAGATAGAAATAGTACagcaggacgtggagcttggcCTGTATCAGAATGGTTGGACTGTTGACTCAACTGAGAACCTCCATGCGGTCGAGTTATCAGGGCCAAGGTGA
- the LOC4344796 gene encoding uncharacterized protein isoform X1, translated as MAAPGELANDGGDASPVTPMPAGGGGGNAASLPRPLPPARPPPILPRCGVVLRQLASACAAEFEAWRMCALPPPDPATCHRRRAVSPAGGCGSKGIRQAAALGIGLVLIVGGKNGCALTSMWTSRKRAGKNRGRRRPCWRISSQMYFVVIDDVWDVEAWKVVSLALFNNRCGSRIVMTTRNAAVASHCSSDGGCVYQMEPLNFADSKMLFCQKAFRSRELYNPHLEKVCDEILAKCGGLPLAIITVSSLLAGKHAKDEWDRMLNDIGCALANNPDAGNMTKILSLSYFELPHHLRTCFLYLCIFPEDYKVNKQRLINRWIAEGFVHEKQGWSTYEVGQNYFNDLINRSLIQPVDLKYGQAKACRVHDIILDFITCKATKENFVTTLDFAEHGHISKFRVRRLCAKNHNEEKVNKSASLNLSHVRSLTIFQHVNGTSLFVFPTLRVLDLSKSGLTENHLESIDKLHHLKYLSLRSTSITKLPTKIEQLHYLQTLDICDTKIQELPLSIAKLECLAHLYVERWTRFPDGLIGKMQSLEELEEFGIYCELGKSLEGFSQLTKLRTLKVHLFWWSDAEECQNYVSALLSSNLHHLYLTGGPLTLESWYPPTPCIIRKLHIKGCYNRKVPNWMSYLGSLTELQLWIRRMGPNDVKILGAIPSLHFLEVRTLCGTNGRIIICGNQGFRSLRYFSLRIKRCGTMLEFEAGSMPKLEHLQLEFRLHGMDCLNGASDFGIQNLSTLTKVEIGIWGNIYSDGIYDPAQDMDDSITRSVVSLIKATIETLPNCPTSRFQLEYDCGNCLLGETSQEFEGQGPDEAYPHEHKIFSLQELQDATDFFSNNNVLVDLFDSKLYKGRLQDGSLVVVHMDCPTADWSRRTRQFQTQVEMPVHRNLVRLHGFCITPTKRFLVYPYMSNGSVASCLRERPPSQAPLDWQTRLRIALGSARGLSYLHDHCDPKIIHRDIRAVNIFLNEDFEALVGNFCLAKLEDDMDTDDRTAVRGVVGHIAPEYLSAGILSEKTDVYGYGIMLLELITGKRALYHDGRARDEDIFLLDWVKRLLKEKKLKMLVDPDLRNNYIHVEVKSLIKVALICTQVSPVKRPKMVEVVRMLEGGDGLAQRWEVWWKIEVVRQEVPLTSSFSLSAPNSFANNTSLCGLGTPSAPPLHPPPPYNPGRSSRTGAISGGVAAGAALLFNIPAIGFAWWRRRKPQEYFPVVPGVHLGQLKRFSLRELQVATKTFNNKNILGTGGFSKVYKGRLADGSLVAVKRLKEQRTPGGELQFQTEVEMISMALHRNLLRLRGFCMTPTERLLVYPYMANGSVASRLRERPPSEPPLDWQTRRRIAAGSARGLSYLHDHCNPKIIHRDVKAANILLDEDFEAVFGDFGLAKPMDYKDTHVTTAVHGTIGHIAPEYLSTGILSEKTDVFGYGIMLLELITGKRAFDLALLARGEGVMPLDWVKRLIKEEKLEKLIDPDLQNKYIDAEVESLIQVALLCTQGSPLERPKMAAVVRMLDEGDGLAERWKEWQKIEIVQQDVELGLYQNGWTVDSTENLHAVELSGPR; from the exons GTACTTTGTTGTAATTGATGATGTATGGGATGTGGAAGCATGGAAAGTTGTCAGCCTAGCGTTGTTCAATAATAGATGTGGTAGCAGAATTGTCATGACAACACGTAATGCCGCAGTTGCATCACATTGCTCAAGTGATGGTGGTTGTGTTTATCAAATGGAACCCCTTAATTTTGCTGACTCCAAAATGTTGTTTTGCCAAAAAGCATTTCGTTCCAGGGAATTATACAATCCCCATCTGGAAAAAGTTTGTGATGAGATATTGGCTAAGTGTGGTGGATTACCATTGGCAATTATTACAGTATCTAGCTTGTTAGCGGGCAAGCATGCAAAAGATGAATGGGACAGGATGCTAAATGATATTGGTTGTGCACTTGCTAACAATCCAGATGCTGGGAACATGACAAAGATATTATCTCTTAGTTACTTTGAACTTCCCCACCATCTGAGAACATGTTTCTTATACTTGTGTATATTTCCAGAAGATTACAAGGTTAACAAGCAACGTTTGATAAATAGATGGATTGCTGAAGGATTCGTTCATGAGAAACAAGGATGGAGCACCTATGAAGTTGGCCAGAACTATTTTAATGATCTTATCAATAGAAGTTTGATCCAGCCAGTTGATTTAAAATATGGCCAGGCGAAGGCATGTCGAGTTCATGACATCATTCTTGATTTCATCACATGCAAGGCTACTAAAGAAAATTTTGTCACCACATTGGATTTTGCAGAGCATGGCCATATTTCAAAATTCAGAGTACGTAGGCTCTGTGCCAAGAATcacaatgaagaaaaggttaACAAATCGGCAAGCCTGAATCTCTCCCATGTCCGGTCACTTACTATATTCCAGCATGTCAATGGAACTTCCTTGTTTGTTTTCCCAACTCTGCGTGTGTTGGACCTATCAAAATCAGGGTTGACAGAAAACCATCTTGAAAGTATTGACAAGCTGCATCATCTCAAGTATTTGTCTCTTCGATCAACATCAATAACTAAGCTCCCAACAAAAATTGAACAACTGCATTATCTACAAACACTGGACATATGTGATACCAAAATTCAAGAGCTTCCGCTAAGTATTGCAAAACTTGAGTGCCTGGCCCATCTATATGTTGAAAGATGGACTAGATTTCCTGATGGTTTAATTGGTAAGATGCAGAGCTTGGAAGAACTAGAGGAATTTGGCATCTACTGTGAGCTAGGCAAGTCTCTGGAAGGATTCAGTCAGCTAACAAAGCTTAGGACATTGAAAGTTCATCTTTTTTGGTGGTCAGATGCCGAGGAATGTCAAAATTATGTCTCAGCCTTACTGTCTAGCAACCTTCATCATCTATATTTGACTGGCGGCCCACTGACCCTGGAATCGTGGTACCCTCCTACTCCTTGCATCATCCGGAAGCTTCATATCAAAGGCTGTTACAACCGTAAGGTCCCAAACTGGATGAGCTATCTTGGAAGCCTCACTGAATTACAACTCTGGATCCGTAGAATGGGACCAAATGATGTTAAGATCCTTGGAGCAATACCCAGCTTGCATTTTCTCGAAGTCAGAACTCTCTGTGGCACCAATGGAAGGATCATCATCTGTGGCAACCAAGGATTCAGAAGTCTGAGATATTTCTCGTTACGAATCAAGAGATGTGGGACCATGCTGGAGTTTGAAGCAGGGTCAATGCCAAAGCTTGAGCACCTCCAGCTTGAATTCCGTTTACATGGAATGGATTGCCTGAATGGTGCTTCTGATTTTGGCATCCAGAATCTCTCCACCCTTACCAAAGTTGAGATTGGTATATGGGGCAACATTTACTCTGACGGTATCTATGATCCGGCACAAGATATGGACGATAGCATCACCAGGTCTGTTGTAAGCCTCATCAAAGCTACCATCGAGACGCTTCCCAATTGTCCGACTAGCAGATTCCAATTAGAGTATGATTGTGGAAATTGTTTATTG GGTGAGACAAGTCAAGAATTTGAGGGCCAGGGTCCAGATGAGGCCTATCCTCATGAACATAAAATATTTTCACTACAGGAACTACAAGATGCAACAGATTTCTTCAGTAATAACAACGTTCTTGTTGATCTATTCGACAGCAAACTGTACAAAGGAAGACTACAAGATGGTTCCTTAGTAGTTGTTCACATGGATTGTCCAACAGCGGATTGGAGTCGGAGAACACGACAGTTTCAAACACAAGTTGAGATGCCTGTGCATAGAAACCTGGTGCGTCTTCATGGATTCTGCATAACGCCAACAAAAAGGTTCCTTGTGTATCCATACATGTCTAATGGAAGTGTTGCATCATGTTTAAGAG AACGGCCACCATCTCAAGCTCCGCTTGATTGGCAAACGAGACTACGGATCGCATTGGGTTCTGCCAGGGGGTTATCCTATTTACATGATCATTGTGATCCAAAGATTATCCATCGTGACATCAGAGCTGTAAATATTTTCTTAAATGAAGATTTTGAAGCATTAGTGGGGAATTTTTGTTTGGCCAAACTAGAGGATGACATGGATACTGATGATAGAACGGCAGTACGTGGAGTAGTTGGGCATATCGCACCAGAATATCTTTCAGCAGGAATTCTCTCTGAGAAAACTGATGTATATGGCTATGGGATCATGCTTTTGGAGCTTATTACAGGAAAGCGTGCCTTATATCACGATGGCCGTGCCAGAGATGAGGATATATTTCTACTGGACTGG GTCAAACGGTTACTCAAGGAGAAAAAGCTGAAAATGTTGGTTGATCCAGATCTACGGAACAATTACATTCATGTTGAGGTAAAATCACTAATCAAGGTTGCGCTTATTTGCACACAAGTCTCCCCTGTAAAACGCCCCAAGATGGTGGAGGTGGTGAGGATGCTAGAAGGTGGTGATGGCCTTGCACAAAGGTGGGAGGTGTGGTGGAAGATAGAAGTAGTTCGACAGGAGGTTCCATTAACTAGTTCGTTTTCATTATCTGCACCTAACAG TTTTGCCAACAACACTTCCTTGTGTGGTCTTGGCACCCCCAGTGCTCCGCCCCTTCACCCACCGCCTCCATATAACCCAG ggaGGTCATCTCGTACTGGAGCAATTTCTGGTGGAGTGGCTGCTGGAGCAGCCTTGCTATTTAATATTCCTGCTATTGGTTTTGCCTGGTGGCGACGCAGGAAACCCCAAGAGTATTTTCCTGTTGTACCTG GGGTCCATCTTGGCCAGCTTAAAAGATTTTCGCTACGAGAACTTCAAGTTGCAACAAAGACCTTCAACAATAAAAACATTCTTGGCACAGGCGGTTTTAGCAAGGTCTATAAAGGAAGACTAGCAGATGGTTCTTTAGTAGCTGTTAAGAGACTAAAGGAGCAGAGAACACCTGGTGGGGAACTACAGTTTCAAACAGAAGTTGAGATGATTAGCATGGCTTTACATAGAAATCTGTTGCGTTTACGTGGGTTCTGTATGACACCCACAGAAAGGTTGCTTGTGTATCCATACATGGCTAATGGAAGTGTTGCTTCACGTCTGAGAG AACGACCACCATCTGAACCTCCACTTGATTGGCAAACAAGAAGAAGGATCGCAGCAGGTTCTGCCAGGGGGCTGTCCTATTTACATGATCATTGCAACCCAAAGATCATCCATCGTGATGTCAAAGCGGCAAATATTTTATTAGATGAAGACTTTGAAGCTGTATTTGGAGATTTTGGTTTGGCCAAACCAATGGATTACAAGGATACCCATGTAACAACTGCAGTACATGGAACAATTGGACATATTGCACCAGAATATCTTTCAACAGGAATTCTCTCTGAGAAAACTGATGTATTTGGCTATGGAATCATGCTTTTGGAGCTTATTACAGGAAAACGTGCCTTTGATCTTGCTCTTCTAGCCAGAGGTGAGGGTGTCATGCCACTGGACTGG GTCAAACGATTAATCAAGGAGGAAAAGCTGGAGAAATTGATTGATCCAGATCTACAGAACAAGTACATTGATGCTGAGGTAGAATCACTAATCCAGGTCGCGCTTCTTTGCACACAAGGCTCCCCTCTGGAACGCCCCAAGATGGCTGCGGTGGTGAGGATGCTTGATGAAGGTGATGGCCTTGCTGAAAGATGGAAGGAGTGGCAGAAGATAGAAATAGTACagcaggacgtggagcttggcCTGTATCAGAATGGTTGGACTGTTGACTCAACTGAGAACCTCCATGCGGTCGAGTTATCAGGGCCAAGGTGA